In the Oryza glaberrima chromosome 6, OglaRS2, whole genome shotgun sequence genome, one interval contains:
- the LOC127777814 gene encoding uncharacterized protein LOC127777814: protein MEASDLNTHLPPRKRLLAGLRMAAPPCADAPPPALLTADLAARLRHMMASSSSPDDIVQAARSAASTAAQAAAAARATAAEKAAVAAKARAAARAAMEFLDSISRPASSRNGLQLKLKSRKKHVQVKLLYKPNGRLEEGRGGPPTTGDASSKPRRRGRETDEEVARKLHRAMNSSPRISFTGPKRPRTIAAENGGVLDACNGSSPHPPTFEVSTITNGCSLGQSSELPVPFSEHEGLDDDNKDSSGHDTTKSRAIVGNGVGAGNLSAGRKVKIKRKELLLNQHNSKDTQEAKEIKPSIDSIRYDESKQNGAEKRLNQLVDAKDPCDGLAPMKISSVWRFKKFKTSHCSSDSKVLHNVCPSTSAAETSASVKAD from the coding sequence ATGGAGGCGTCGGATCTGAACACCCACTTGCCGCCGCGCAAGCGACTGCTCGCCGGCCTCAGGATGGCCGCCCCTCCCTGCGCCGATGCTCCCCCACCCGCGCTCCTCACCGCCGAtctcgccgcccgcctccgccaCATGATggcctcctcatcctctcccgACGACATCGTCCAGGCCGCCAGGTCGgctgcctccaccgccgcccaagctgccgcggccgcccgggccaccgccgccgagaaGGCGGCCGTCGCTGCCAAGGCTAGGGCTGCTGCCCGCGCTGCCATGGAGTTCCTCGATTCCATTTCCAGGCCTGCCTCATCCAGGAACGGCCTCCAGCTCAAGCTCAAATCCAGGAAGAAGCATGTGCAGGTCAAGCTCTTGTACAAGCCCAATGGCCGCCTTGAGGAGGGTAGAGGAGGACCTCCTACTACTGGGGATGCTTCTTCCAAGCCCCGCAGGCGCGGCAGGGAGACCGATGAAGAGGTTGCTCGCAAATTGCACCGCGCCATGAACAGCTCGCCGCGCATTTCCTTCACTGGACCGAAGAGGCCACGCACCATTGCTGCTGAGAATGGGGGTGTGCTTGATGCTTGCAATGGTTCTTCACCTCATCCACCAACGTTTGAGGTCAGCACGATAACTAACGGATGCTCTTTAGGGCAATCTAGTGAGCTCCCTGTGCCATTTTCCGAGCATGAGGGTCTTGATGATGATAATAAAGATTCTTCTGGTCATGATACTACAAAGAGTAGGGCTATCGTTGGTaatggagttggagctggaaACCTAAGTGCTGGTCGGAAAGTGAAGATCAAGAGAAAGGAACTGCTTTTGAACCAACATAATAGTAAAGATACACAAGAGGCCAAAGAAATAAAACCGTCTATAGATTCTATACGATACGACGAATCAAAGCAAAATGGAGCTGAAAAGAGATTGAACCAGCTTGTAGATGCAAAGGATCCCTGTGATGGTTTGGCGCCGATGAAGATCTCATCTGTATGGAggttcaaaaagttcaaaacatcACACTGCTCTTCTGACAGTAAGGTTTTGCACAACGTGTGCCCCTCTACTTCGGCGGCTGAGACCTCTGCTTCGGTGAAAGCTGATTAG